In a single window of the Pseudomonadota bacterium genome:
- a CDS encoding aminotransferase class I/II-fold pyridoxal phosphate-dependent enzyme, translated as MRFSQRLPVDLALNTLTRRLAALRRRRVPLIDLSNSDPTAVGLSYDAGQLAQALSDPAVAHHTPQARGLRSARAAVAAALDGGACCGPGDLLLTCSTSEGYALLFKLLCSAGDQVLVPRPSYPLFELLLRLEGVEAVPYALRYAGAWQLDLAELRARASARGRARSSSSTRTTRRGTT; from the coding sequence TTGCGCTTCTCGCAACGCCTTCCGGTCGACCTTGCCCTGAACACGCTGACGCGGCGTTTGGCCGCCCTGCGGCGGCGACGGGTCCCTTTGATCGACCTCTCGAACTCGGATCCGACAGCCGTCGGGTTGTCCTACGATGCGGGGCAGCTCGCCCAGGCCCTTTCAGATCCCGCGGTGGCGCACCATACGCCGCAGGCACGTGGTCTGCGTAGCGCGCGCGCGGCGGTCGCGGCCGCGCTCGACGGCGGCGCGTGTTGCGGGCCAGGCGACCTGTTGCTGACCTGCAGCACCAGCGAGGGCTATGCGCTGCTCTTCAAGCTGCTCTGCTCAGCCGGCGATCAGGTCCTGGTCCCGCGCCCGAGCTACCCGCTCTTCGAGCTGCTGTTACGGCTCGAGGGCGTGGAGGCTGTCCCCTACGCGCTGCGCTACGCCGGCGCCTGGCAGCTCGACCTCGCCGAGCTCCGCGCGCGCGCGTCAGCACGCGGACGCGCGCGGTCATCGTCGTCAACCCGAACAACCCGACGGGGCACTACCTGA
- a CDS encoding citrate synthase, whose translation MSTAKLIYDGKEIELQVIEGTEQERAIDIRNLRRDTGLVTLDPGYGNTGSCVSAITFIDGEKGILRYRGYPIEELAPRARFTEVCYLLINGRRPDTEELKQWRSLMTHHTLLHEDMKKFFEGYPPSAHPMAIMASMLASLSAYYPDADTDIDLNIVRVLAKAKTIAAFAYKKSIGQPFIYPLNNLSWPANFLRMMFAVPTQDYEVPSVVEDALNLLLILHADHEQNCSTSTMRMVGSSEANLFASVAAATCALWGARHGGANQNVIEMLEAIQADGGDYQKFLDKVKAKGSTVKLMGFGHRVYKNFDPRAKMLKEAAERVFNALGIHDPLLDLAVKIEEAALKESFFIERKLYPNVDFYSGVIYRAIGIPTNMFTVMFALGRLPGWIAHWKEMREEADFRIQRPRQVYTGEQKRAFEDRHTKWM comes from the coding sequence ATGAGCACAGCGAAGCTAATCTACGACGGGAAGGAAATCGAGCTGCAGGTGATCGAGGGGACCGAGCAGGAGCGCGCGATCGACATCCGAAACCTGCGGCGCGACACCGGGCTCGTGACGCTCGATCCGGGCTACGGCAACACGGGCTCCTGTGTGAGCGCTATCACCTTCATCGACGGCGAGAAGGGCATCCTGCGCTATCGCGGCTACCCGATCGAGGAGCTCGCGCCGCGGGCCCGCTTCACCGAGGTCTGCTACCTGCTGATCAACGGCCGCCGTCCCGACACCGAGGAGCTCAAGCAGTGGCGCTCGCTGATGACCCACCACACGCTGCTGCATGAGGACATGAAGAAGTTCTTCGAGGGCTACCCGCCGTCGGCGCATCCGATGGCGATCATGGCCTCGATGCTCGCTTCCCTCTCGGCCTATTACCCCGACGCGGACACCGACATCGATCTCAACATCGTACGGGTGCTAGCCAAGGCCAAGACGATCGCCGCCTTCGCCTACAAGAAGTCGATTGGGCAGCCCTTCATCTATCCGCTCAACAATCTGAGCTGGCCCGCCAATTTCCTCCGCATGATGTTCGCGGTGCCGACGCAGGACTATGAGGTGCCGAGCGTCGTCGAGGATGCCCTCAACCTGCTGCTGATCCTGCACGCGGACCACGAGCAGAACTGCAGCACCTCGACCATGCGGATGGTCGGCAGCAGCGAGGCCAATCTCTTCGCCTCGGTAGCTGCGGCTACCTGTGCCCTCTGGGGCGCGCGGCACGGCGGCGCCAACCAAAACGTGATCGAAATGCTCGAGGCGATCCAGGCCGACGGCGGCGACTACCAGAAGTTCCTCGATAAGGTGAAGGCCAAGGGCTCGACCGTCAAGCTGATGGGCTTCGGCCATCGCGTCTACAAGAACTTCGATCCGCGAGCCAAGATGCTCAAGGAGGCGGCCGAGCGGGTCTTCAACGCCCTCGGCATCCACGACCCCCTGCTCGACCTCGCGGTCAAGATCGAGGAGGCAGCGCTGAAGGAGTCCTTCTTCATCGAGCGCAAGCTCTACCCCAACGTCGACTTCTATAGCGGCGTGATCTACCGGGCGATCGGCATTCCGACGAACATGTTCACCGTGATGTTCGCGCTCGGACGGCTGCCGGGCTGGATCGCCCATTGGAAGGAGATGCGGGAGGAGGCAGACTTCCGGATCCAGCGGCCGCGTCAGGTCTACACCGGCGAGCAAAAGCGCGCCTTCGAGGATCGCCACACCAAGTGGATGTAG
- a CDS encoding universal stress protein: MANISRILVPVDFSECARRALIHAAELARTFDAALEILYVWEPPLYVFPELMVETPGEPSRTVGDYANEHAQREMAHFVEEAIGGEGLNARTLIESGHPYATILRLATEGSYDLVVMGTHGRSGLQHMLLGSIAEKVVRHAPCPVMTVRCPQ; the protein is encoded by the coding sequence ATGGCCAACATCAGCCGTATCCTCGTGCCGGTCGACTTTTCAGAATGCGCGCGGCGCGCGCTGATCCACGCTGCGGAGTTGGCGCGGACCTTCGATGCGGCGCTCGAGATCCTCTACGTTTGGGAGCCACCGCTCTACGTCTTTCCCGAGCTGATGGTCGAGACACCCGGCGAGCCAAGTCGAACGGTCGGCGACTACGCCAACGAGCATGCGCAGCGCGAGATGGCCCACTTCGTCGAGGAAGCGATCGGCGGCGAAGGGCTGAATGCGCGCACCCTGATCGAGTCCGGTCACCCCTACGCCACGATTCTGCGCCTGGCCACCGAAGGCTCGTACGACCTGGTCGTGATGGGTACCCACGGCCGCAGTGGGCTCCAACACATGTTGCTGGGAAGCATCGCCGAGAAGGTCGTGCGCCATGCGCCCTGCCCAGTGATGACCGTGCGCTGCCCGCAGTAG
- a CDS encoding response regulator, whose translation MSHAADYRVLLVDDEPLILRSYRRILQPLGADLTLAASPEHGLQSLRERPSDVIVADYRMPGMNGGEFLERVRREWPQTQRILVTASSDAQMIEDVMRRGGIFRLLLKPFETQKLREVVTAALDESRQQRELRLRNAARELDLQTYRHTFASALDPMMIADLDGNLLQINEAFAQIYGVDRHAALLRRPTLVSGLDLRGTDWHAMHAILSRTGHWSGEVGNNGKLALLSISRITNDTGVAYAYGAVEKDVTARQRLEEQTRAAQYEVILALARLAEYRDPETGAHLDRIRNYCRALATQLATNPRFTEEVDGAYIESLYYSSPLHDIGKVGVPDAVLLKPQRLTADEWQVMQRHTLIGAEVLAAAGRSLSEKSWLTLALTIAHQHHEKWDGSGYPRGLRGTEIDLSARIVALADAYDAITSRRSYKDPLSHDTARQRILADAGTHFDADVVAAFVESEEEFRRIRERYADAAELSSQLDEAAPVRRSTSC comes from the coding sequence ATGTCGCATGCTGCGGATTATCGCGTCCTGCTCGTCGACGACGAGCCCCTGATCCTCAGGAGCTATCGCCGCATCCTGCAACCCCTCGGCGCCGATCTGACGCTCGCCGCCAGCCCCGAGCATGGACTTCAGTCGCTGCGAGAGCGCCCCTCCGACGTGATCGTCGCCGACTACCGCATGCCCGGCATGAACGGCGGCGAGTTCCTCGAGCGGGTGCGCCGCGAGTGGCCACAAACGCAACGTATCCTCGTCACCGCCTCATCGGATGCGCAGATGATCGAGGACGTGATGCGGCGTGGCGGCATCTTTCGCCTGCTGCTCAAACCCTTCGAGACGCAGAAGCTGCGCGAGGTGGTCACGGCCGCGCTCGACGAGAGCCGCCAGCAACGCGAGCTACGGCTCCGCAACGCCGCGCGCGAGCTCGATCTGCAGACCTACCGCCACACCTTCGCCAGCGCGCTCGACCCGATGATGATCGCCGATCTCGACGGCAACCTGCTGCAGATCAACGAGGCGTTCGCCCAGATCTACGGCGTCGACCGTCACGCGGCGCTGCTGCGCCGCCCGACACTCGTCAGTGGACTGGACCTGCGCGGCACCGATTGGCACGCCATGCACGCGATCCTCAGCCGCACCGGCCATTGGTCGGGTGAGGTGGGAAACAACGGGAAGCTCGCGCTGCTCAGCATCTCGCGCATTACCAACGACACCGGCGTGGCCTACGCCTACGGCGCGGTCGAGAAAGACGTCACGGCGCGCCAGCGCCTCGAGGAGCAAACACGCGCGGCGCAGTACGAAGTCATCCTCGCCCTCGCCCGGCTCGCCGAGTATCGCGACCCGGAGACGGGCGCTCACCTCGACCGCATCCGCAACTACTGCCGCGCGCTGGCCACCCAGCTCGCGACGAACCCGCGCTTTACCGAGGAGGTCGACGGCGCCTACATCGAGAGCCTCTACTACTCGAGCCCGCTGCACGACATCGGCAAGGTTGGCGTTCCCGACGCGGTGCTGCTCAAGCCGCAGCGCCTCACGGCCGACGAGTGGCAGGTGATGCAGCGCCACACGTTGATCGGCGCCGAGGTGCTCGCGGCCGCCGGCCGCTCGCTCTCGGAGAAGAGCTGGTTGACCCTCGCGCTGACGATCGCCCACCAGCACCACGAAAAGTGGGACGGATCGGGCTATCCCCGCGGTCTACGGGGCACCGAGATCGACCTCTCGGCGCGCATCGTGGCCCTGGCCGACGCCTACGACGCGATCACCTCCCGGCGCTCCTACAAGGACCCACTCAGCCACGACACGGCACGACAGCGGATCTTGGCCGACGCCGGCACGCACTTCGATGCCGACGTGGTCGCCGCCTTCGTCGAGAGCGAGGAGGAGTTCCGGCGCATCCGCGAGCGCTACGCCGACGCGGCGGAGCTAAGCTCGCAGCTCGACGAGGCTGCACCGGTCCGGCGCAGCACGAGCTGCTGA
- a CDS encoding SufE family protein: protein MTIDERQRELVALFSDASDWEERYGKLIDLGRALGELPEALRQERYRVRGCQSQVWLHAALDADQRHVIFRADSDALIVKGLIALLLRVYSDATPAEILASPPRFIDELGLARHLSPTRSNGLRAMVEQMVYYAKAFETLRLARGQAAPSTGG, encoded by the coding sequence ATGACGATCGACGAACGCCAGCGGGAGCTCGTAGCGCTCTTCTCCGACGCCAGCGACTGGGAGGAGCGCTACGGCAAGCTGATCGACCTGGGACGCGCGCTCGGCGAGCTGCCAGAGGCGTTGCGGCAGGAGCGCTACCGCGTCCGCGGTTGCCAGTCGCAAGTCTGGCTCCACGCCGCACTGGACGCCGACCAGCGGCACGTCATCTTCCGTGCCGATAGCGACGCGCTGATCGTCAAAGGACTGATCGCCCTGCTGCTGCGCGTCTATTCGGATGCGACGCCTGCGGAGATCCTCGCCTCTCCACCGCGCTTCATCGACGAGCTCGGGCTGGCGCGACACCTCTCGCCGACGCGAAGCAATGGTCTGCGGGCCATGGTCGAGCAGATGGTCTACTACGCCAAAGCCTTCGAGACGCTCCGTCTGGCGCGTGGCCAAGCGGCGCCCTCAACCGGCGGCTAG
- a CDS encoding aminotransferase class I/II-fold pyridoxal phosphate-dependent enzyme translates to MIGDEVFHEYGWSDQPQVRITTAPEVLSFHLGGLSKLIGLPQLKLGWIAVAGPRAQRQAALRRLEIIADTYLSVGAPVQLAAARLLALGLPVQQALRARVRANRAWLLDHLWQTGAPMTLLEGAGGWSGVLRLPAPRGEEALVLELLERERVVVHPGYFFDFDGGGSHVIVSLLVPPETLRAGVAAIERVLAAG, encoded by the coding sequence TTGATCGGCGATGAGGTGTTCCACGAGTACGGCTGGAGTGATCAGCCGCAGGTGCGGATCACCACGGCGCCGGAGGTGCTGAGCTTTCACCTCGGGGGGCTTTCCAAGCTGATCGGCCTGCCGCAGCTCAAGTTGGGTTGGATTGCCGTGGCGGGGCCACGGGCGCAGCGTCAGGCGGCGTTGCGCCGGCTGGAGATCATCGCCGACACCTACCTCTCCGTCGGCGCGCCCGTGCAGTTGGCCGCGGCGCGCCTGCTGGCGCTGGGCCTGCCCGTCCAGCAGGCGCTGCGCGCGCGCGTGCGCGCCAATCGCGCGTGGCTGCTAGACCATCTGTGGCAGACGGGCGCGCCGATGACGCTGCTCGAGGGGGCCGGAGGTTGGTCGGGCGTGCTGCGGCTTCCCGCGCCGCGAGGCGAGGAGGCCCTAGTGCTCGAGCTGCTGGAGCGCGAGCGGGTGGTGGTGCATCCGGGCTATTTCTTCGATTTCGATGGCGGTGGGAGCCACGTGATTGTGAGTCTGCTGGTGCCGCCGGAGACGCTACGGGCCGGAGTCGCGGCGATTGAGCGCGTGCTAGCCGCCGGTTGA
- a CDS encoding YwiC-like family protein: MHTPVSELLRIVLLMHPRHRVLTPRALLGPPPWPREHGAWAMLSAPLAMGIALGGPRARHAPLVFALLFAYLALAALRERLRPLPSRDAAPPSGSRQQALRQRHSRWALIYAAATLACGAGLLVATPDLRLLALGGGAATVLQLALIRRGLDRSLPGSVLAIATLALACPAAYAVGRGVLDAQVWWTWGWTTCFFTGSLLFVRSLLRARGDARVAAASSAFHAAVSAIAALLGQPLVALAFALATARTLVLWRRRLRPALIGGIEAANALAFTVLVVLARR; this comes from the coding sequence TTGCACACTCCGGTCTCCGAGCTGCTGCGGATCGTCCTGCTGATGCACCCTCGCCACCGCGTCCTCACCCCTCGCGCGCTGTTGGGCCCGCCACCATGGCCGCGGGAGCACGGTGCCTGGGCGATGTTGAGCGCTCCGCTGGCCATGGGCATCGCGCTCGGCGGACCGCGCGCACGCCATGCACCGCTCGTCTTCGCGCTGCTCTTCGCATACTTGGCGCTGGCCGCCCTGCGCGAGCGCCTGCGGCCTCTGCCATCCCGCGACGCGGCTCCACCTTCGGGGTCTCGACAGCAAGCCCTGCGGCAGCGCCACTCTCGCTGGGCCCTGATCTATGCCGCCGCCACCCTCGCCTGCGGGGCCGGCCTGCTGGTGGCAACCCCCGACCTCAGGCTGCTCGCGCTCGGCGGCGGCGCGGCGACCGTCCTGCAGCTCGCGCTCATCCGCCGTGGCCTCGACCGCAGCCTGCCCGGCAGTGTCCTCGCGATCGCGACCCTGGCCCTCGCCTGTCCGGCGGCCTACGCCGTGGGCAGAGGCGTCCTCGACGCGCAGGTCTGGTGGACCTGGGGCTGGACCACCTGCTTCTTCACGGGCAGCCTGCTCTTTGTCCGCTCGCTGCTGCGCGCCCGCGGCGATGCACGCGTCGCCGCCGCAAGCTCGGCCTTCCACGCGGCGGTGAGTGCGATAGCGGCCCTGCTCGGCCAACCTCTGGTCGCCCTCGCCTTCGCGCTGGCGACCGCTCGCACGTTGGTGCTCTGGCGGCGCCGCCTACGCCCCGCGCTAATCGGGGGAATCGAGGCTGCCAATGCGCTAGCCTTCACGGTCTTGGTCGTCCTGGCCCGGCGCTAG
- a CDS encoding DUF2203 domain-containing protein, with product MKRRYFTVEQATALVPALEQAFGRVLQIRVQIKLLARRFDGEQRLLAEGDDATLSPALFRARATAKGLIELLAEEVEGIERLGCVVKDLDQGLVDWYARQDGREVLLCWRLGEKRVGHWHELEDGFAGRRALTGR from the coding sequence ATGAAACGGCGCTATTTCACGGTTGAGCAGGCCACTGCGCTGGTGCCAGCGTTGGAGCAGGCCTTTGGGCGCGTATTGCAGATCCGCGTGCAGATCAAGCTGCTCGCGCGCCGCTTCGATGGGGAGCAGCGGCTGCTGGCGGAGGGCGATGACGCCACGCTCTCGCCGGCTCTTTTTCGCGCGCGGGCGACGGCGAAGGGTCTGATCGAGCTGTTGGCCGAAGAGGTCGAGGGCATCGAGCGACTGGGCTGTGTGGTCAAGGATCTCGATCAGGGCCTCGTCGATTGGTACGCGCGCCAGGACGGGCGCGAGGTCTTGCTCTGCTGGCGGCTGGGCGAAAAGCGCGTCGGCCACTGGCATGAGCTCGAGGACGGCTTCGCCGGGCGCCGCGCCCTGACGGGACGTTAG
- a CDS encoding sigma-54-dependent Fis family transcriptional regulator, translating into MKAKAGVGVTSVLVVEDDRSSREALARALSEVGMEVAVAASGEEAIDHLGLSSVDVVVSDVMMGRVSGIDLLTHVEAHHPDTAVILVTGHGSIDAAVDAMRRGAYDYVTKPIDLDRLEFVVGRAHRRQSLLRENQDLRQELRRRFSVAGIIGQSAVMRQVLEQVEQVAGTNATVLISGESGTGKELVATAIHHNSGRAEARMVRVNCAALPESLIESELFGHERGAFTGAHRTRKGRFELADGGTMFLDEIGDLTLATQVKLLRAIQEREVERVGGQTPIHVDVRLIAASKHDLKQAMLAGRFRDDLYYRLNVVSVHIPPLRERPGDVPLLLDHFLALFCKEHGRGIRGFSAAARAKLMAYDWPGNVRELRNLVESLVVTARGDEITVQMLPDGVAPQREAPRFQLPMGRRLDQVERLYTLRTLELVGGNKSRAATMLGIGKKTLYRRLHQYGVEAGEEAPSGD; encoded by the coding sequence ATGAAGGCGAAAGCTGGGGTTGGGGTGACCAGTGTCCTCGTGGTCGAGGACGACAGGAGTAGCCGCGAGGCGCTGGCGCGCGCCCTCTCGGAGGTCGGGATGGAGGTCGCGGTAGCCGCCAGCGGGGAAGAGGCGATCGATCATCTGGGGCTGTCATCTGTAGATGTGGTGGTCTCCGACGTGATGATGGGCCGCGTCAGCGGCATCGACCTGCTGACCCATGTCGAGGCGCACCACCCCGATACGGCAGTGATCCTGGTGACGGGTCACGGCTCGATCGACGCGGCGGTGGACGCGATGCGCCGCGGTGCCTACGACTACGTGACCAAGCCGATCGACCTCGACCGGCTTGAGTTCGTGGTAGGGCGCGCCCATCGGCGGCAGAGCTTGCTGCGCGAGAATCAGGATCTGCGGCAGGAGCTGCGGCGGCGCTTCTCCGTGGCCGGGATCATCGGCCAATCGGCGGTGATGCGGCAGGTGCTGGAGCAGGTCGAGCAGGTCGCCGGGACCAACGCGACCGTCTTGATTTCCGGCGAGTCGGGGACGGGCAAGGAGCTCGTGGCGACAGCGATCCACCACAACAGCGGGCGCGCCGAAGCGCGGATGGTCCGGGTCAACTGCGCGGCCCTGCCCGAATCGTTGATCGAGAGCGAGCTCTTCGGCCACGAGCGCGGCGCCTTTACCGGGGCGCATCGGACCCGCAAGGGGCGCTTCGAGCTGGCGGATGGCGGGACGATGTTTCTCGATGAGATCGGGGACCTGACGCTTGCCACGCAGGTCAAGCTCTTGCGCGCGATCCAGGAGCGCGAGGTGGAGCGCGTTGGCGGGCAGACGCCGATCCACGTCGATGTGCGGCTGATTGCGGCGTCCAAGCACGACCTGAAGCAGGCGATGCTGGCCGGCAGGTTCCGCGATGATCTCTATTACCGCCTGAACGTCGTTTCAGTACACATTCCGCCCCTGCGCGAACGACCAGGCGACGTGCCCCTGCTGCTCGACCACTTCCTGGCGCTCTTCTGCAAGGAGCACGGCCGGGGCATCCGTGGCTTCTCGGCGGCGGCCCGCGCCAAACTGATGGCCTACGACTGGCCAGGCAACGTCCGCGAGCTGCGAAACTTGGTCGAGAGCCTCGTCGTCACGGCGCGAGGTGATGAGATCACGGTGCAGATGCTCCCGGATGGTGTTGCGCCGCAGCGGGAGGCGCCGCGCTTTCAGCTGCCCATGGGGCGTCGCCTGGATCAGGTGGAGCGGCTGTACACGCTGCGGACGCTCGAGCTGGTCGGCGGCAACAAGAGCCGTGCGGCGACCATGCTCGGCATCGGCAAGAAGACGCTCTATCGGCGGCTACACCAGTATGGCGTCGAGGCCGGCGAGGAGGCCCCCAGCGGCGACTGA
- a CDS encoding adenine phosphoribosyltransferase, producing MTDDRLALLRQHVRDVPDFPKAGVLFRDITPLLASPPAFALAIALLAERLRPHRLDYLMAIESRGFLLGGPLALTLGVSLQLVRKAGKLPRKADAVSYALEYGESTLELHQDALGAGGRVAIVDDVLATGGTAAAAVTLAERQGGRVVEVAFLIELLALGGRSRLGTTPCSALLAL from the coding sequence ATGACGGACGATCGACTGGCGCTGTTGCGCCAGCACGTGCGTGATGTGCCGGATTTTCCCAAGGCCGGGGTCCTCTTTCGCGACATCACGCCGCTCTTGGCCAGCCCGCCGGCCTTCGCCCTGGCGATCGCGCTGCTCGCCGAGCGGCTGCGCCCGCACCGACTCGATTACCTGATGGCGATCGAGTCGCGCGGCTTTCTGCTCGGGGGGCCTTTGGCACTGACGCTCGGCGTCTCGCTCCAGCTCGTGCGCAAGGCGGGCAAGCTGCCGCGCAAGGCCGATGCGGTCAGCTACGCGCTGGAGTACGGGGAGAGCACGCTCGAACTGCATCAGGACGCGCTGGGGGCGGGCGGTCGGGTGGCGATCGTCGACGATGTCTTGGCCACCGGGGGCACGGCGGCAGCCGCGGTGACCCTGGCGGAGCGGCAGGGCGGAAGGGTCGTCGAGGTGGCATTCCTGATCGAGCTGCTCGCGCTCGGTGGACGGTCGCGGCTCGGCACAACACCCTGCTCGGCGTTGCTCGCGCTGTGA
- a CDS encoding diguanylate cyclase — protein MAGAASEAAPGRRPRVLLADDDALLRRTLARALSHAFEVTEVEDGERGLALARELRPEVVIADQRMPKLNGVDLLAQLHDELPETTRVLITGFSDYAPVVEAINDARIHHYFEKPFHTVDLVTVVEALTRSRALERERDALLVQLEQSVAGLAQANARLAESEALLEQAVRERTAELRVANAQLELANAQLRELATHHGLTHLFNHTYLMEHLRLEVARGVRYQRAFSVLFVDLDDFKRVNDCHGHAVGDEVLATVARVLDAGAHALRRSDLAARYGGEEFCIVLPETPLAGALIKAERIRAAVEALRWPQPELSVTLSVGVASYPEDGTDERALLAAADRALYAAKQGGKNRVCAAR, from the coding sequence ATGGCAGGAGCAGCGAGCGAAGCGGCGCCCGGACGGCGGCCACGGGTGCTGCTGGCAGACGACGACGCGCTGCTGCGCCGCACGCTGGCGCGCGCCTTGAGTCATGCCTTCGAGGTCACCGAAGTGGAGGACGGCGAGCGCGGCCTTGCGCTGGCTCGCGAGCTGCGTCCCGAGGTCGTGATCGCCGACCAACGCATGCCCAAACTCAATGGGGTCGACTTGCTCGCGCAGCTGCACGACGAGCTGCCGGAGACCACGCGCGTGCTGATCACCGGTTTCAGCGACTACGCACCGGTGGTCGAGGCGATCAACGACGCCCGCATCCACCACTATTTCGAGAAACCCTTCCACACCGTCGACCTCGTGACCGTGGTCGAGGCGCTGACCCGCTCGCGCGCGCTGGAGCGCGAGCGCGACGCCTTGCTCGTGCAGCTCGAGCAGAGCGTCGCCGGCCTGGCGCAGGCCAACGCTCGCCTTGCCGAGAGCGAGGCGCTGCTCGAGCAGGCCGTTCGCGAGCGGACAGCAGAGCTGCGGGTGGCCAACGCGCAGCTCGAGCTGGCGAACGCGCAGCTGCGCGAGCTGGCGACGCACCACGGGCTGACGCACCTGTTCAACCACACCTATCTGATGGAGCACCTGCGGTTGGAGGTCGCGCGTGGCGTGCGCTACCAGCGGGCGTTCTCTGTCCTCTTCGTCGACCTCGACGACTTCAAGCGGGTCAACGATTGCCACGGCCATGCGGTCGGTGACGAGGTGCTGGCCACGGTCGCGCGCGTTCTCGATGCTGGCGCGCACGCCCTCCGGCGTTCGGATCTCGCGGCGCGCTATGGGGGCGAGGAATTCTGCATCGTCTTGCCTGAAACCCCACTCGCGGGCGCGCTGATCAAGGCCGAGCGCATTCGCGCCGCAGTCGAGGCGCTGCGCTGGCCGCAGCCGGAGCTGAGCGTGACCCTCAGCGTCGGCGTCGCGAGCTACCCTGAGGACGGCACGGACGAGCGCGCACTGCTCGCCGCCGCCGATCGAGCGCTCTACGCGGCCAAGCAGGGGGGCAAGAACAGAGTTTGCGCGGCGCGCTAG
- the hemB gene encoding porphobilinogen synthase, producing the protein MTARTPGLQTADRAFYLVERPRRNRQSLGLRRLVRETGLEPAHLVLPVFVAEGHDRREPIAAMPGCERLGIDHVVALGRRALQLGVPALALFPVLPDQRKDRFATESKNPAGLLQQAVRALKQAVPELVVITDVAMDPYSSDGHDGLLAEGEIANDPTLPILAAMALAQAEAGADLVAPSDMMDGRVGFLRQALDEAGHTRVGILAYSVKYASAFYGPFRQALDSAPRQGDKQTYQMDPCNLREALREVRLDVAQGADIVMVKPALPYLDVVAAVRAAVDVPVAAYSVSGEYAMIKHAARAGALDEKAALLESLLGIRRAGADIILTYAALEVAELLQGGRA; encoded by the coding sequence ATGACCGCTCGAACCCCGGGCCTCCAAACAGCCGATCGCGCCTTCTACCTCGTGGAACGGCCGCGCCGCAACCGCCAGAGCCTCGGGCTGCGCCGGCTCGTGCGGGAAACCGGACTCGAGCCCGCGCATCTCGTGCTCCCGGTCTTCGTCGCCGAGGGCCACGACCGCCGCGAGCCGATCGCCGCCATGCCGGGCTGCGAGCGCCTCGGAATCGACCACGTCGTCGCGCTGGGCCGCCGCGCCCTGCAGCTCGGCGTGCCAGCGCTCGCGCTCTTTCCGGTCCTCCCCGATCAGCGCAAGGATCGCTTTGCCACCGAGTCGAAGAACCCGGCGGGGCTGTTGCAACAGGCCGTGCGCGCGCTCAAACAAGCCGTGCCCGAGCTGGTCGTGATCACCGACGTTGCGATGGACCCCTACTCGAGCGACGGGCACGACGGCCTGCTCGCGGAGGGCGAGATCGCCAACGACCCCACCCTGCCCATTCTCGCCGCGATGGCGCTCGCCCAGGCCGAGGCCGGCGCCGACCTCGTGGCTCCTTCGGACATGATGGACGGGCGCGTCGGCTTTCTGCGCCAGGCCCTCGATGAGGCCGGCCACACGCGGGTCGGGATCCTGGCCTACTCCGTCAAGTACGCCTCGGCATTTTACGGCCCCTTCCGCCAGGCGCTCGACTCGGCGCCACGCCAGGGGGATAAGCAGACCTATCAGATGGACCCCTGCAACCTTCGCGAGGCGCTGCGCGAGGTGCGGCTCGACGTCGCGCAAGGGGCCGATATCGTCATGGTGAAGCCCGCCTTGCCCTATCTCGACGTCGTCGCCGCCGTGCGCGCCGCCGTCGACGTGCCCGTCGCCGCCTACAGCGTCAGCGGCGAGTACGCGATGATCAAGCATGCGGCCCGCGCCGGTGCCCTGGACGAAAAGGCAGCGTTGCTGGAGAGCCTCCTGGGGATTCGCCGAGCCGGTGCCGACATCATTCTGACCTACGCCGCCCTCGAGGTTGCCGAGCTGCTCCAGGGCGGCCGCGCTTGA